Proteins found in one Mytilus edulis chromosome 2, xbMytEdul2.2, whole genome shotgun sequence genomic segment:
- the LOC139512578 gene encoding uncharacterized protein: protein MKILVPIVLGIAASVLITIAACIPGWMVKEYKNSGYHVYIGLFYGLTCADSCKVNQFSEIYHYKKGIDLFWMLEFHVEVLLSIIISVISVIVLILDARHNWPHKRLVTAIIMFVIAGVLVLIGCGRILYATISSNYRMKTMKQKSDFSFSFSFSLVPAILGGILLMMAAFTVCIIRKRNNNEDEKEKVVFNDIWETKVDYVPRKSQGSLSYDTKSSQAV from the exons atgaaaattctTGTACCAATTGTTTTAGGAATAGCTGCTTCAGTTTTGATTACTATAGCAGCATGTATTCCAGGCTGGATGgtaaaagaatacaaaaactCGGGATACCATGTTTATATAGGATTGTTTTATGGATTAACCTGTGCAGATTCTTGTAAAGTCAACCAGTTCAGTGAAATATACCATTACAAAAAGGGAATTGACCT TTTTTGGATGTTGGAGTTTCATGTAGAAGTGTTGCTAAGTATAATTATATCAGTTATAAGCGTGATCGTACTGATTCTAGATGCAAGACACAATTGGCCACATAAGCGTCTTGTTACTGCTATAATCATGTTTGTGATCGCGG gTGTATTAGTATTGATTGGCTGTGGCAGAATTCTGTATGCAACAATATCATCAAACTATCGCATGAAGACAATGAAACAAAAATCTGATTTCTcattttccttttccttttcatTAGTTCCCGCCATTTTAGGGGGAATATTACTAATGATGGCTGCCTTTACCGTATGCATCATCAGAAAGAGAAACAACAACGAAGATGAAAAAGAAAAAGTTGTCTTTAACGACATTTGGGAGACAAAAGTTGATTATGTACCACGAAAATCACAGGGCAGTTTGTCATATGATACAAAATCCAGCCAGGCAGTGTAA
- the LOC139512579 gene encoding uncharacterized protein, with protein sequence MAAYMIAIIMFSQTSNAATITPTIGEMGTGDVDDHSTSTKIVTNKYHSTEQHKAIINTTIQSKLFSGQNINNITKDSTSVEVSENDLSSSATQPYLSVDGTTSTVTTDVETSANNEISSTLKPSSSTTKRSFTTSPSITSILTSIKTQSTTPDLTTEFYSETDITEKQTTYIHSTDVTEKQTTYSRSETIATEKPTSYSRSEAVTTKRPTTYTRGKTDVTKIPTTYISVTPYSIEPSTIVENETTKSLYTDNAVTEKTSNYTEENVHSTEDSFTNSTLDVVTSTVTTIRPSDISQTVSFSNITTAKISNVSKNKETETEDDTLLLHLAFIIPSAFIILVAVLISVVCLHRNKRRKKAENIDGVQKRPKNSSNPAFMKENMNALAYQFQSRDSKLPSAFKTKLENHGNCFEEIELREENQIAEQNSDKNQTTVEMESNFSPIGKDRSYFTTIVENEQNYDTANTPPLPGKGHKIQNVAHDTSASHYDVLPLRESLPVKTRRQNSIDEIQGLSRTNLYKNPEYDVLPLRTFAHNQLPSDSQDRTFIKTTKQDNNLLDSVQAGNETKKPMETFNFPDEVFSDDLSAPGSKSESETDQDITELEMIGNNAVDKLKRREPASRAPSFVALPRAASGSLRTAL encoded by the exons ATGGCCGCATATATGATCGCAATCATTATGTTTTCACAGACAAGCAATG CTGCAACTATTACACCGACTATCGGAGAAATGGGAACTGGTGACGTAGATGACCATAGTACTTCAACAAAAATCGTCACTAACAAATATCATTCAACAGAACAACATAAAGCCATTATTAACACAACAATTCAATCCAAGCTGTTTTCGGGTCAGAACATTAACAATATTACGAAAGATAGTACTAGTGTTGAGGTATCAGAAAATGATCTTTCATCATCAGCTACACAACCTTACTTATCTGTGGACGGAACCACGTCTACCGTTACAACAGACGTAGAAACATCAGCTAACAATGAAATCAGCTCAACACTCAAACCTTCTTCATCCACAACAAAACGGAGTTTTACTACTTCGCCAAGTATAACATCGATTTTAACATCAATCAAAACACAGAGTACAACACCAGATTTAACTACAGAATTCTACAGTGAAACAGACATAACTGAGAAACAAACAACATATATTCACAGTACGGACGTTACGGAGAAACAGACAACATATAGTCGCAGTGAAACGATCGCAACGGAAAAACCGACATCTTATAGTCGCAGCGAAGCGGTAACAACAAAGAGACCGACAACATACACGCGAGGTAAAACGGACGTAACCAAGATACCGACAACTTATATTAGTGTGACGCCTTATTCGATAGAACCATCTACTATTGTTGAAAATGAAACCACAAAGTCCTTATATACAGACAATGCCGTAACCGAAAAAACATCTAACTATACTGAAGAAAATGTTCATTCAACCGAGGATAGCTTCACAAATAGTACCTTGGATGTTGTCACATCAACAGTCACAACAATTAGACCATCAGACATATCACAGACTGTTTCCTTTTCAAATATCACAACAGCAAAAATAAGCAATGTCAGCAAAAACAAAGAAACAGAAACAGAAGATGATACTCTACTTCTTCATCTCGCTTTTATAATACCAAGCGCTTTTATTATACTAGTGGCAGTTTTAATTAGTGTTGTATGCCTTCACAG gaATAAAAGAAGGAAAAAAGCAGAGAACATAGATGGTGTTCAAAAACGTCCCAAAAATTCTTCCAATCCTgcttttatgaaagaaaatatgaACGCGTTGGCATACCAATTTCAATCTCGTGATTCAAAACTGCCGTCTGCTTTCAAAACAAAACTTGAAAACCATGGAAATTGTTTTGAAGAAATAGAATTGAGAGAAGAAAATCAAATTGCAGAACAAAATTCAGATAAAAATCAAACAACAGTAGAAATGGAATCAAATTTTAGCCCAATAGGTAAAGACAGAAGTTATTTCACAACCATAgtagaaaatgaacaaaattatgATACAGCTAACACTCCACCACTTCCCGGGAAAGGTCATAAGATTCAAAATGTTGCGCATGACACATCAGCTTCCCACTACGATGTTCTTCCTCTAAGAGAAAGCTTACCAGTAAAAACAAGAAGACAGAATTCAATAGACGAAATACAGGGGTTATCAAGAACAAACCTGTACAAAAACCCAGAATATGATGTTTTACCTCTGCGAACATTTGCACATAATCAATTACCGAGTGACTCCCAAGATAGaacatttataaaaacaacaaagcAAGATAATAACTTATTAGACAGTGTTCAAGCaggaaatgaaacaaaaaagcCAATGGAAACTTTTAACTTTCCCGATGAAGTGTTCAGTGACGATCTAAGTGCACCAGGCAGTAAAAGTGAAAGTGAAACTGACCAAGACATTACAGAACTAGAAATGATTGGAAACAATGCCGTTGATAAGTTGAAACGTCGTGAGCCAGCTTCACGTGCACCCTCGTTTGTGGCACTACCGAGAGCAGCATCCGGATCATTAAGAACAGCATTGTAA
- the LOC139512582 gene encoding uncharacterized protein codes for MATYMYVIAFVDIIRQVLADTTQNSRSTPVEMTSNNLVEIDSNEPNSKGLGTKGLIILLAAVGMIFIVTIVVALLVIRRFKKKKIEIRANRASYVNHGYEQTESEAFTNKPERDGSQNSRTVPPVKPTRRSSSKKSQNTCYVNIEIGAFNKPGDKPFPTTSLPRNIDQNVELVVPNLTSKTSSMGSSIPYIDASKENLDIISEKGKTSMDNLKTNVSQSAQEIRT; via the exons ATGGCGACTTACATGTATGTTATAGCATTCGTTGATATCATAAGACAGG TTTTAGCAGACACAACACAGAATAGTAGATCGACACCTGTGGAGATGACATCAAATAATTTGGTGGAGATAGATAGTAATGAACCAAATTCTAAAGGACTTGGAACAAAAG GATTAATCATTTTGTTGGCCGCTGTAGGAATGATCTTCATTGTTACCATAGTAGTAGCACTGCTTGTGATACGCAG gttcaagaaaaagaaaattgaaattcgTGCAAATCGCGCTAGTTACGTAAACCATGGCTATGAACAAACGGAATCAGAAGCTTTTACAAATAAACCAGAACGTGACGGATCACAAAATTCTCGAACAGTTCCTCCGGTGAAACCTACCAGAAGATCCAGTTCCAAGAAGAGTCAGAACACATGCTATGTAAACATAGAGATTGGGGCCTTTAATAAACCAGGCGATAAACCATTTCCAACTACATCCCTCCCGAGAAACATTGATCAAAATGTAGAACTGGTTGTTCCCAATTTAACCTCAAAAACATCTAGTATGGGTTCTAGTATTCCATATATCGATGCATCtaaagaaaatttagacattATCAGTGAAAAGGGGAAGACGTCCATggataatttaaaaacaaatgtctcTCAAAGTGCCCAGGAAATTCGAACGTAG